The Psychromonas sp. MME1 genome window below encodes:
- the rhlB gene encoding ATP-dependent RNA helicase RhlB codes for MNKTHLTQIKFADLPLQDSLISALASQGYEYCTPIQALSLPITLTGKDIAGQAQTGTGKTLAFLPAVFHHLLSDAQPENRRKNQPRAIILAPTRELAIQIHKDALILAKASNLRLGLAYGGEKVEIQHTKLEKGVDILIGTTGRIIDFVKQGVVDLGSIQSVVLDEADRMFDLGFIKDIRYLFRRMPEANSRLNMLFSATLSHKVQELAFEHMNDPEHIQIEPEVMTSANIQEELFYPSNEDKMLLLLTLIEDEWPDKAIVFANTKHTCEKVWGYLAGDGLRAGLLTGDVPQNKRIKILEQFTKGEIDFLIATDVAARGLHIPKVSHVFNYDLPDDCEDYVHRIGRTGRAGEKGLAISLACEKYVFNLPAIEEYIKHSIPVSEYDKDALLDSLPIMKVTKYKAHPNKRNDNYHRNHKR; via the coding sequence ATGAATAAAACACACTTAACTCAAATAAAATTTGCAGACCTTCCTCTTCAGGATAGTCTAATTTCAGCTTTAGCATCACAAGGCTACGAATACTGCACACCTATACAAGCTTTATCACTGCCAATCACCCTCACCGGGAAGGATATAGCAGGGCAAGCCCAGACAGGTACAGGTAAAACGCTGGCGTTTTTACCTGCAGTATTTCATCACTTGTTAAGCGATGCACAACCTGAAAATCGCCGTAAGAATCAACCTCGGGCTATTATTTTAGCGCCGACGCGTGAGCTTGCAATTCAAATTCATAAAGATGCCCTAATATTAGCAAAAGCATCCAACTTACGCCTTGGTTTAGCATATGGGGGCGAGAAAGTAGAAATTCAACACACTAAACTAGAAAAAGGTGTTGATATATTAATTGGCACAACAGGACGGATTATTGATTTTGTTAAACAAGGCGTTGTTGACCTAGGATCAATCCAAAGTGTGGTCTTGGATGAAGCTGATCGTATGTTTGACCTTGGCTTTATCAAAGATATTCGTTACTTATTTAGACGTATGCCGGAAGCAAATAGTCGTTTAAATATGCTCTTTTCTGCAACTTTGTCGCATAAAGTACAAGAGCTCGCTTTTGAGCACATGAATGACCCTGAACATATTCAAATCGAACCAGAGGTCATGACATCTGCCAATATTCAAGAAGAGTTATTTTATCCTTCTAACGAAGATAAAATGTTACTGCTATTAACATTAATAGAAGATGAGTGGCCAGATAAAGCCATTGTTTTTGCCAATACAAAACATACCTGCGAAAAAGTCTGGGGATACCTAGCAGGAGATGGTTTACGTGCTGGTTTGTTAACGGGTGATGTACCACAAAATAAACGCATTAAGATTTTAGAGCAATTTACTAAAGGTGAAATTGACTTTCTTATCGCCACAGATGTCGCGGCTCGCGGTTTACACATACCTAAAGTATCACATGTATTTAATTATGACCTACCCGATGATTGCGAAGATTATGTACATCGCATCGGTCGAACAGGTCGCGCAGGCGAAAAAGGTTTAGCGATCAGCTTGGCCTGTGAAAAATATGTATTCAATCTGCCTGCCATTGAGGAATATATTAAACACTCCATTCCGGTCAGTGAATATGATAAAGATGCGCTGCTTGACTCCTTACCTATTATGAAGGTGACTAAATACAAAGCGCATCCGAATAAACGTAATGACAATTACCATCGCAACCACAAGCGTTAA
- the trxA gene encoding thioredoxin TrxA, which yields MSDSIVTLSDASFEQDVVNAEGPVLVDFWAEWCGPCKMIAPILSEVAVEYAGKVTIGKLNIDQNSATPPKFGIRGIPTLLLFKDGKVAATKVGALSKAQLVEFLDANI from the coding sequence ATGAGCGACAGTATCGTAACGTTAAGTGATGCAAGTTTTGAACAAGATGTAGTGAATGCAGAAGGGCCTGTTTTAGTCGATTTTTGGGCTGAATGGTGTGGGCCTTGTAAAATGATTGCCCCTATTCTTAGTGAAGTTGCCGTTGAATATGCAGGTAAAGTAACTATTGGTAAACTAAATATCGATCAAAATAGTGCTACACCACCAAAATTTGGTATCAGAGGTATCCCTACTCTATTACTATTTAAAGATGGAAAAGTTGCTGCAACTAAAGTTGGTGCCCTTTCTAAAGCACAGCTTGTTGAATTTTTAGACGCAAATATCTAA
- a CDS encoding guanosine pentaphosphatase, whose product MQNNRYTIIDLGSNSFHMLTVEKTDDGFNVLAKHKRKVRLASGLDAQHNLNIETIENGLACLRYFKEVLNDIKPLKLIITATAALRLANNRDIFITQAESILAHPVNLISGIEEAETIYRGVAFTERTDEQLLIIDIGGASTELVIGKGENIIVAQSLSMGCVTWLANYFSDNKLNNENFNHAIAMANVVLQPTIESYTQQGWNLAMGASGTIQALQEINTAQQLGSTLTLPLLNKVKQMCIACESIDKLQIVGLEASRIPVFASGLSILIAIFEAFNIQQLKPSQGALREGLISIIFSDKTTSPFKI is encoded by the coding sequence ATGCAAAACAACCGTTATACCATCATCGATCTTGGCTCCAATAGCTTCCACATGCTAACAGTTGAAAAAACAGATGATGGTTTTAACGTATTGGCTAAACATAAAAGAAAAGTTAGGCTCGCATCAGGATTAGATGCGCAGCATAATTTAAATATTGAAACGATAGAAAATGGTTTAGCTTGTTTACGCTACTTTAAAGAAGTATTAAACGATATAAAGCCGTTAAAATTAATAATCACAGCGACTGCAGCACTCCGACTGGCTAATAATAGAGATATTTTTATAACACAAGCCGAAAGTATATTAGCCCATCCTGTAAACCTAATTTCCGGCATTGAAGAAGCCGAAACCATTTACCGTGGTGTTGCCTTTACCGAAAGAACTGATGAACAGCTACTCATTATTGATATAGGTGGAGCAAGTACCGAGTTAGTCATTGGCAAAGGTGAAAATATTATCGTCGCACAAAGTCTCTCTATGGGTTGCGTTACTTGGCTTGCTAATTACTTTTCAGACAACAAACTCAATAATGAAAATTTCAATCATGCCATCGCGATGGCTAACGTGGTTTTACAACCAACGATAGAAAGCTATACACAACAGGGCTGGAATCTAGCAATGGGAGCATCAGGCACTATTCAAGCCTTGCAGGAAATCAACACCGCTCAGCAGTTAGGTAGTACATTAACACTGCCGCTATTAAATAAAGTAAAACAGATGTGTATTGCCTGTGAAAGCATAGATAAATTACAAATTGTAGGGCTAGAAGCATCTCGCATACCCGTTTTTGCGAGCGGTTTATCTATACTTATCGCTATATTTGAAGCTTTCAATATCCAACAACTAAAACCGTCCCAAGGCGCACTAAGAGAAGGTTTAATAAGCATTATTTTTAGTGATAAAACAACCAGCCCATTTAAAATTTAA
- a CDS encoding HDOD domain-containing protein, with translation MNKEHDQFMTANRSQKEEHTLAESIDILFLRFLVGKNKIANEESYNDGLSESELDEQCTPGAADGWNKRILLDVEKQRVKRVEADKAIKEKRNAVLMHLFQKTLLTAIQNRLSHHDEVITHQLQLRESTLELLKKLLSSEPRYSILASLLELNISTRNHLISLVCSSDFMESLGRDARNVRDIQAAIGLIGIDVLRYLIPAIIFKYTISNNGLHNVLFTKKLWRYELTLGQACTALMKESDYRRPHEGMLLSAMVNFAYVAAYKQYQISFETVRVACLDQARDKGEKEQHDFFFDLQTDPATLQQLLVSQAKLALSLSLSETLFSKDFPHLVNALREQVECVEFTEMSSVGKILFKALRFAKYDQLRTVRLFKAEWLDDYLQASHISSDTYKNLVRQELFRFKTNWS, from the coding sequence ATGAATAAAGAACACGACCAATTTATGACGGCAAACAGATCACAAAAAGAGGAACATACTTTAGCTGAATCAATTGATATTTTATTTCTGCGGTTTTTAGTGGGGAAAAATAAAATAGCTAACGAAGAAAGCTATAATGATGGCTTATCAGAAAGTGAACTCGATGAGCAATGCACACCGGGTGCTGCCGATGGTTGGAATAAACGTATATTGTTAGATGTTGAAAAACAGCGAGTTAAACGTGTTGAGGCTGATAAAGCGATTAAAGAGAAGCGTAATGCCGTATTGATGCATCTCTTTCAGAAAACGCTTTTAACGGCTATTCAAAATAGATTAAGTCACCATGATGAAGTTATTACCCATCAGCTACAGTTACGAGAAAGTACCCTTGAATTATTAAAAAAATTGCTGTCGAGTGAGCCTCGTTATTCAATTTTAGCGAGTTTATTAGAATTAAATATAAGCACGCGTAATCATTTAATCTCATTGGTTTGTAGTTCTGATTTCATGGAATCATTAGGGCGAGATGCACGCAATGTCCGTGATATACAAGCCGCTATCGGTTTAATCGGTATTGATGTTTTACGCTATCTTATTCCTGCTATTATTTTTAAATATACAATTAGCAATAACGGCTTACATAATGTTTTATTTACCAAAAAATTATGGCGTTACGAATTAACCCTAGGGCAAGCTTGTACAGCTTTAATGAAAGAGAGTGATTATCGCCGCCCCCATGAAGGTATGTTGTTATCGGCAATGGTCAACTTTGCCTATGTTGCTGCTTATAAACAATACCAAATTTCATTTGAAACTGTACGGGTTGCTTGTTTGGATCAAGCGCGGGATAAAGGAGAAAAGGAGCAACATGATTTCTTCTTTGATTTGCAAACAGACCCTGCAACCTTACAACAATTATTGGTGTCACAGGCAAAATTAGCATTAAGTCTTAGCCTATCAGAAACGTTATTTAGTAAAGATTTTCCTCATCTTGTTAACGCGCTTCGAGAGCAAGTTGAGTGCGTCGAATTTACCGAAATGAGTAGTGTGGGGAAAATATTATTTAAAGCATTGCGTTTTGCAAAATATGATCAATTACGAACGGTGCGTTTATTTAAAGCGGAATGGTTAGATGATTATTTGCAAGCGTCACATATTTCGTCAGACACCTATAAAAATTTAGTACGGCAAGAGCTCTTTCGTTTTAAAACTAATTGGTCATAA
- the rho gene encoding transcription termination factor Rho, with translation MNLTELKLTPVSELVKLGESMGLESLARLRKQDIIFAILKAHAKSGEDIFGAGVLEILQDGFGFLRSSDSSYLAGPDDIYISPSQIRRFNLRTGDSVEGKIRPPKDGERYFALLKIIEVNFNKPENSRNKILFENLTPIHPDERFRLENGNGSTEDITARILDLVSPIGKGQRGLIVAPPKAGKTMLLQNIAQSLSLNFPDSVLIVLLIDERPEEVTEMRRLVRGEVVASTFDEPASRHVQVAEMVIEKAKRLVEHKKDVVILLDSITRLARAYNTVVPSSGKVLTGGVDANALQRPKRFFGAARNVEEGGSLTILATALIDTGSKMDEVIYEEFKGTGNSEIHLNRKLAEKRVYPAIDITRSGTRREELLTESGELQRMWILRKIVHPMGEVGATEFLIDKLGLSKTNDDFFDAMKNQKSK, from the coding sequence ATGAATTTAACCGAACTAAAACTAACACCTGTTTCTGAACTTGTTAAACTTGGCGAATCAATGGGGCTTGAAAGCTTAGCTCGCTTAAGAAAACAAGATATAATTTTTGCAATTCTAAAAGCTCACGCTAAAAGTGGCGAAGATATTTTCGGTGCAGGTGTACTTGAAATATTACAAGATGGCTTTGGTTTCTTGCGAAGTTCTGATAGTTCTTACCTGGCTGGTCCTGATGATATTTATATATCACCAAGCCAAATACGCCGATTTAATCTGCGTACAGGGGATAGTGTTGAAGGGAAGATTAGACCTCCTAAGGATGGCGAACGATATTTCGCGTTATTGAAAATAATCGAAGTTAACTTTAACAAACCTGAAAACTCCCGCAATAAAATCCTTTTTGAAAACTTAACACCAATTCATCCCGATGAGCGTTTCCGTTTAGAAAACGGTAATGGTAGCACAGAAGATATTACTGCTCGAATTTTGGATTTAGTCTCTCCGATTGGTAAAGGGCAGCGTGGTTTGATTGTAGCCCCACCTAAAGCGGGTAAAACAATGTTATTGCAGAATATTGCTCAGAGTTTGAGTCTTAATTTTCCTGACTCAGTACTTATTGTTTTACTAATAGATGAGCGTCCTGAAGAGGTAACTGAGATGCGCCGTCTAGTTCGCGGAGAAGTCGTTGCATCTACATTTGATGAGCCAGCAAGCCGTCACGTTCAAGTTGCTGAAATGGTCATTGAAAAAGCCAAACGTTTAGTTGAACATAAAAAAGATGTGGTCATTTTATTAGATTCGATTACGCGTTTAGCACGAGCTTATAATACGGTTGTGCCGAGTTCGGGTAAAGTATTGACTGGTGGTGTTGATGCAAATGCACTGCAACGTCCTAAGCGTTTCTTTGGTGCTGCACGTAACGTAGAAGAGGGTGGAAGTTTAACGATTCTTGCTACAGCTTTGATCGATACTGGCTCGAAAATGGATGAAGTAATTTATGAAGAGTTTAAAGGTACGGGTAACTCTGAAATTCATTTAAATCGTAAGTTAGCTGAAAAACGTGTCTATCCTGCAATTGATATTACTCGTTCAGGGACTCGACGCGAAGAGTTACTAACTGAATCTGGTGAGCTACAAAGAATGTGGATTTTACGTAAAATCGTTCATCCAATGGGTGAAGTTGGTGCAACTGAGTTCTTAATTGATAAACTCGGCTTAAGTAAAACCAATGACGATTTCTTTGATGCGATGAAAAATCAGAAATCTAAATAA
- the ubiD gene encoding 4-hydroxy-3-polyprenylbenzoate decarboxylase, translating into MKFDDLRDFIAQLEEKGLLKRISQEIDPHLEMTEISDRTLRAGGPALLFENPKGYDTPVLTNLFGTTQRVALAMGKDDVAALKEVGQWLAYLKEPEPPKGIKSLLESLPIFKQVLNMPTKRVRKPACQQIIMQGDEVDLTKLPVMTCWPGDVAPLITWGLTITQGPYKKRQNLGIYRQQLLGKNKMIMRWLSHRGGAIDYREWQEANPGKPFPVSVALGADPATILGAVTPIPDTLSEYAFAGLLRGSRTKVAKSISNNLDVPATAEIILEGYLQPGEEAPEGPYGDHTGYYNEVDDFQVMTVTHVTQRENPIYHSTYTGRPPDEPAILGVALNEVFVPILQKQFPEIVDFYLPPEGCSYRMAVVSIKKRYLGHAKRVMLGIWSFLRQFMYTKFIIVCDDDVNVRDWNDVIWAITTRMDPARDSTIIDNTPIDYLDFASPVSGLGSKMGLDATNKWAGETEREWGVPIVMDKDVKQKIDKLWQELDILS; encoded by the coding sequence ATGAAATTTGATGATTTACGGGACTTTATTGCACAACTTGAAGAAAAGGGGCTTTTGAAACGTATTAGCCAAGAAATTGATCCGCATTTGGAAATGACGGAAATTTCTGACCGTACTTTGCGGGCAGGAGGACCCGCTCTCTTATTTGAAAACCCTAAAGGTTATGACACCCCCGTATTAACCAATTTATTTGGTACGACACAGCGCGTTGCATTGGCGATGGGGAAAGATGATGTTGCGGCTTTAAAAGAAGTGGGGCAATGGCTTGCCTACTTAAAAGAACCTGAGCCACCGAAGGGAATTAAGTCTTTGTTGGAAAGTTTGCCCATATTCAAACAAGTATTGAATATGCCGACAAAACGGGTGCGTAAACCCGCTTGCCAACAGATAATTATGCAGGGTGATGAGGTTGATTTGACCAAGCTGCCAGTGATGACCTGTTGGCCTGGTGATGTTGCTCCTTTAATTACTTGGGGATTAACTATTACCCAAGGTCCCTATAAAAAACGTCAAAACTTAGGTATTTATCGTCAACAATTGCTGGGTAAAAATAAAATGATCATGCGCTGGCTATCTCACCGAGGTGGGGCGATTGATTATCGTGAGTGGCAAGAAGCCAATCCCGGTAAGCCTTTTCCAGTCTCTGTGGCGTTAGGGGCAGATCCTGCGACCATTTTGGGGGCTGTGACTCCTATCCCCGATACGCTTTCTGAGTATGCTTTTGCAGGCTTGCTGCGTGGCTCTCGAACCAAAGTGGCAAAAAGCATCAGTAATAATTTAGATGTGCCTGCCACCGCTGAAATCATACTCGAAGGCTATTTACAGCCCGGAGAGGAAGCGCCCGAGGGACCCTATGGCGATCACACGGGTTACTATAATGAAGTCGATGATTTTCAAGTCATGACAGTGACCCATGTAACGCAACGAGAAAATCCCATTTATCATAGCACCTATACCGGGCGTCCACCCGATGAACCCGCTATATTAGGCGTCGCACTCAATGAAGTATTTGTGCCTATTTTACAAAAACAATTTCCAGAGATTGTCGATTTTTATCTTCCTCCTGAAGGTTGTTCCTATCGAATGGCGGTTGTTTCAATCAAAAAACGTTACCTGGGACACGCAAAGCGAGTGATGTTAGGCATTTGGTCATTCTTACGCCAGTTTATGTACACCAAATTCATTATTGTCTGTGATGATGATGTCAATGTACGTGATTGGAACGATGTGATTTGGGCTATTACTACGCGTATGGATCCAGCAAGAGACAGTACGATTATCGACAATACTCCCATCGATTATCTCGATTTTGCATCACCCGTGTCAGGGCTTGGTTCAAAAATGGGGTTGGATGCCACCAATAAATGGGCGGGAGAAACTGAACGAGAGTGGGGAGTTCCTATTGTTATGGATAAGGATGTAAAACAAAAAATAGATAAGCTCTGGCAAGAGTTGGATATCCTGTCATAA
- the fre gene encoding NAD(P)H-flavin reductase, with protein MQPVTCKINTIEKLNDFLYRIFLTPEKNTPYKAGQYISIIMGEGDKRHFSIANAPLSNTIELHIGATPENSYAMQVIDKMKLDGEIEAEIGNGDAYLREESKRPIILMAGGTGFSYVKSLLEQIVALQLANPVYLYWGVKEYAHFYFETEAAEWAKMHNNIHFNPVIELPESEWLGRQGYVHQAVLEEFPDLSSFDIYIVGRFEMAKVAREDFLAQGAVAEHIFGDAFAFM; from the coding sequence ATGCAACCTGTTACTTGTAAAATAAATACCATCGAAAAACTCAATGACTTTTTATACCGTATATTTTTAACTCCGGAGAAAAATACCCCCTACAAAGCAGGGCAATATATATCCATCATAATGGGAGAAGGGGACAAACGTCACTTTTCCATTGCCAATGCGCCACTAAGTAATACTATTGAGCTCCACATAGGCGCAACACCAGAGAATAGCTATGCGATGCAAGTTATTGATAAAATGAAACTCGATGGTGAAATTGAAGCTGAAATTGGTAATGGAGACGCTTATCTACGCGAAGAGTCGAAAAGACCTATTATTTTAATGGCAGGGGGGACAGGGTTTTCCTATGTAAAATCACTATTAGAACAAATAGTTGCATTGCAATTAGCTAACCCAGTTTATCTCTATTGGGGGGTTAAGGAATACGCACATTTTTATTTCGAAACTGAAGCTGCTGAGTGGGCAAAAATGCACAATAATATTCACTTTAATCCGGTCATTGAATTACCAGAGAGTGAATGGCTCGGACGTCAAGGATACGTGCATCAGGCTGTGTTAGAAGAGTTTCCTGATCTAAGTTCTTTTGATATTTATATTGTAGGCCGTTTTGAAATGGCTAAAGTGGCCCGCGAAGATTTTCTCGCTCAGGGAGCGGTTGCAGAGCATATCTTTGGTGATGCCTTTGCCTTTATGTGA